The Pseudomonas sp. R4-35-07 genome contains a region encoding:
- the cadR gene encoding Cd(II)/Pb(II)-responsive transcriptional regulator encodes MKIGELAKLTDCPVETIRYYEKESLLPPPARTDGNYRVYTQAHTERLIFIRNCRSLDMTLEEIRSLLNLRDSPQDQCESVNALIDEHIHHVKARIDGLLALQEQLLDLRQRCGGGAQCGILQRLEVSGSVQASEAEPSHVGRSHGH; translated from the coding sequence ATGAAGATCGGCGAACTGGCCAAACTGACCGACTGCCCGGTGGAAACCATCCGTTATTACGAGAAGGAAAGCCTGCTGCCACCCCCGGCGCGCACTGACGGCAACTACCGGGTGTACACCCAGGCGCACACCGAGCGGCTGATCTTTATCCGCAACTGCCGCAGCCTCGACATGACCCTGGAAGAAATCCGCAGCCTGCTCAACCTGCGTGACAGCCCACAGGACCAATGCGAAAGCGTGAATGCGCTGATCGACGAACATATCCACCATGTAAAAGCGCGGATCGATGGGCTGCTGGCGTTGCAGGAACAATTGCTGGACCTGCGCCAGCGCTGTGGCGGCGGGGCGCAGTGCGGGATCTTGCAGCGCTTGGAGGTCAGCGGGAGCGTGCAGGCCAGCGAGGCCGAGCCGTCGCATGTGGGCAGAAGCCACGGGCATTAG
- a CDS encoding thymidylate synthase, giving the protein MKQYLELLHDVVTNGLTKGDRTGTGTKAVFARQYRHNLADGFPLLTTKKLHFKSIANELIWMLSGNTNIKWLNENGVRIWDEWATEDGDLGPVYGEQWTAWPTKDGGKINQIDYMVETLKTNPNSRRILFHGWNVEYLPDETKSPQENARNGKQALPPCHLLYQAFVHDGHLSMQLYIRSSDVFLGLPYNTAALALLTHMLAQQCDLIPHEIIVTTGDTHAYSNHMEQIQTQLARTPKKLPELVIKRKPASIYDYKFEDFEIVGYDADPSIKADVAI; this is encoded by the coding sequence ATGAAGCAATACCTCGAACTCCTGCACGACGTCGTGACCAATGGCCTGACCAAGGGCGATCGTACCGGCACCGGCACCAAGGCCGTGTTCGCCCGTCAGTATCGGCATAACCTGGCCGATGGCTTCCCGCTGCTGACCACCAAGAAGCTGCATTTCAAAAGCATCGCCAACGAACTGATCTGGATGTTGAGCGGCAACACCAACATCAAGTGGCTCAACGAAAACGGCGTGCGTATCTGGGATGAATGGGCCACCGAAGACGGCGACCTGGGCCCGGTGTACGGCGAGCAGTGGACCGCCTGGCCGACCAAGGACGGCGGCAAGATCAACCAGATCGACTACATGGTCGAGACGTTGAAGACCAACCCCAACAGCCGCCGCATCCTGTTCCACGGCTGGAACGTCGAATACCTGCCGGATGAAACCAAGAGCCCCCAGGAAAACGCGCGCAACGGCAAGCAGGCCTTGCCACCGTGCCACCTGCTGTACCAGGCCTTTGTGCATGATGGCCATCTGTCGATGCAGTTATACATCCGCAGCTCCGATGTATTCCTCGGCCTGCCCTATAACACTGCCGCCCTGGCGTTGCTGACCCACATGCTGGCCCAGCAGTGCGACCTGATCCCCCACGAGATCATCGTCACCACCGGCGACACCCATGCGTACAGCAACCACATGGAGCAGATCCAGACCCAGCTGGCGCGCACGCCCAAGAAGCTGCCGGAACTGGTGATCAAGCGTAAACCGGCGTCGATCTACGACTACAAGTTCGAAGACTTTGAAATCGTCGGCTACGACGCCGACCCAAGCATCAAGGCTGACGTGGCGATCTGA
- the lgt gene encoding prolipoprotein diacylglyceryl transferase: MLPYPQIDPVALAIGPLKIHWYGLMYLIGIGGAWLLASRRLNRFDPTWTKEKLSDMVFWLSMGVIVGGRLGYVLFYDLSAYIANPTLIFEVWKGGMAFHGGFIGVMIAAWWFGRRNGKSFFQLMDFVAPLVPIGLGAGRIGNFINAELWGKPTDVPWAMVFPPFSDPAQLPRHPSQLYQFALEGVALFLILYIFSRKPRPTMAVSGMFALFYGIFRFIVEFVRVPDAQLGYLAWGWLTMGQVLSIPMILVGLGLLWWAYNRPQGIKSTAL; the protein is encoded by the coding sequence ATGCTGCCTTACCCGCAGATCGACCCGGTGGCCCTGGCCATCGGTCCGCTGAAAATCCATTGGTATGGGTTGATGTACCTGATCGGCATCGGCGGTGCCTGGCTGCTGGCGTCCCGGCGCCTGAACCGTTTCGACCCGACCTGGACCAAGGAGAAACTCTCCGACATGGTGTTCTGGTTGTCGATGGGGGTCATTGTCGGTGGGCGACTCGGGTATGTGCTGTTCTACGATCTGTCGGCCTACATCGCCAACCCGACGCTGATCTTTGAGGTGTGGAAGGGCGGCATGGCGTTCCACGGCGGGTTTATCGGCGTGATGATCGCCGCCTGGTGGTTTGGCCGGCGCAACGGCAAGTCGTTTTTCCAGCTGATGGACTTCGTCGCGCCGCTGGTGCCGATTGGCCTGGGCGCTGGGCGTATCGGTAACTTCATCAACGCTGAGCTGTGGGGCAAGCCGACCGATGTGCCGTGGGCCATGGTTTTCCCGCCGTTCAGCGACCCGGCGCAACTGCCGCGCCATCCGTCGCAGCTGTACCAGTTCGCCCTGGAAGGTGTGGCATTGTTCCTCATCCTGTACATCTTCTCGCGCAAGCCACGCCCAACCATGGCCGTGTCGGGGATGTTCGCGCTGTTCTACGGGATCTTCCGCTTCATCGTCGAGTTCGTGCGCGTACCGGATGCGCAGTTGGGCTACCTGGCGTGGGGCTGGTTGACCATGGGGCAGGTGCTCAGCATCCCGATGATCCTGGTCGGCCTGGGCCTGCTGTGGTGGGCTTACAACCGCCCACAAGGCATCAAGAGCACCGCGCTTTAA
- a CDS encoding NRDE family protein, with amino-acid sequence MCLIVFAWRPGHAQPLIVAANRDEFYARPSLPLAQWPDAPQVFAGRDQEAGGTWLGVNAEGRFAALTNIRDPHQPPSRKSRGELVARFLSGSLPIDDYLAEVNGRSIEYAGFNLLVGTRDELWHYNANKTEPMRLEAGVYGLSNAGLDTPWPKLLKAKAALVEILDDPQPDALLGILSDPQTAPFAELPDTGVGLATESLLSSVFIASPSYGTRASTALIVNADGTRRMVERSFGPQGGRLGEVELNL; translated from the coding sequence ATGTGCCTGATTGTTTTTGCCTGGCGGCCGGGCCATGCCCAGCCGCTGATCGTCGCGGCCAACCGTGATGAATTCTACGCCCGGCCCAGCCTGCCGCTGGCTCAATGGCCGGATGCACCACAGGTCTTTGCCGGCCGCGATCAGGAAGCGGGCGGCACTTGGCTGGGGGTCAACGCCGAGGGGCGCTTCGCCGCGCTCACCAATATCCGCGACCCGCACCAGCCGCCGTCACGCAAGTCCCGGGGTGAGCTGGTGGCGCGCTTTCTCAGTGGTTCGCTGCCGATTGACGATTATTTGGCGGAAGTTAACGGTCGTTCGATTGAATACGCCGGGTTTAATCTATTAGTGGGCACGCGGGATGAGCTTTGGCACTACAACGCCAATAAGACCGAGCCGATGCGTTTGGAGGCGGGCGTGTACGGTTTATCCAATGCCGGCTTGGATACGCCCTGGCCGAAGCTGCTCAAGGCCAAGGCGGCACTCGTTGAAATCCTCGACGATCCACAGCCGGACGCGTTGCTGGGGATCTTGAGTGACCCGCAGACCGCACCGTTTGCTGAACTGCCGGATACCGGCGTCGGCTTGGCGACGGAGAGTTTGCTGTCGAGTGTGTTTATCGCCAGCCCGAGTTACGGGACGCGGGCAAGCACAGCGTTGATCGTGAATGCCGACGGGACGCGGCGGATGGTGGAGCGCAGTTTCGGGCCGCAGGGTGGGCGGTTGGGCGAGGTCGAGCTCAATCTCTAA